In Plasmodium falciparum 3D7 genome assembly, chromosome: 5, the following proteins share a genomic window:
- a CDS encoding serine/arginine-rich splicing factor 1: protein MVIRESVSRIYVGNLPSHVSSRDVENEFRKYGNILKCDVKKTVSGAAFAFIEFEDARDAADAIKEKDGCDFEGNKLRVEVPFNARENGRYNARGGGRGMMHRGPKSRRGRYVVEVTGLPISGSWQDLKDHLREAGECGHADVFKDGTGEVSFFNKDDMLEAIDKFNGSIFRSHEGEKSKISIRQKKTLWRRDDGGYGRYNSRHRSYSSRSYSRSGKRSYTRSRSRSYSSRSYSRSRSSSSRSRSRSMDRRRDTYDKKRSYSRSLSYQERRRNNRTISKSRSRSRTNSRSSSWSHKRRH from the exons atggttATACGTGAAAGTGTATCGAGAATATATGTTGGTAATTTGCCATCACATGTCTCTTCAAGAGATGTAGAAAATGAATTTCGTAAGTATGGTAATATATTAAAGTGTGATGTAAAAAAAACAGTATCAGGAGCTGCCTTTGCATTTATAGAATTTGAGGATGCACGAGATGCAGCAGATgcaataaaagaaaaagatggTTGTGATTTTGAAGGAAATAAATTAAGAGTAGAAGTACCTTTTAATGCTAGAGAAAATGGAAGATATAACGCAAGAGGTGGTGGAAGGGGTATGATGCATAGAGGTCCAAAATCACGAAGAGGAAGATATGTAGTTGAAGTTACAGGATTACCAATATCTGGTAGCTGGCAAGATTTAAAGGATCACTTGAGAGAAGCAGGTGAATGTGGTCATGCAGATGTATTTAAAGATGGTACTGGTGAGGTATCCTTCTTTAATAAAGATGATATGCTTGAAGCTATAGACAAGTTTAATGGATCAATATTTAGGTCACACGAag gagaaaaatcaaaaatatctatcagacaaaaaaaaacattatgGAGACGTGATGATGGAGGTTATGGACGATATAATAGTAGACACCGAAGTTACTCTAGTAGGAGTTATTCAAGAAGTGGAAAAAGGTCATATACTAGAAGCAGAAGTAGAAGCTACAGTAGCAGAAGTTATAGTAGAAGTAGAAGCTCAAGTAGTCGAAGTAGAAGTAGAAGTATGGACAGAAGAAGAGATacttatgataaaaaaagaagttaTTCAAGAAGTTTATCATACCAAGAAAGAAGGAGAAATAATAGAACCATATCAAAATCAAGATCAAGATCAAGAACCAACTCAAGATCATCATCATGGTCCCATAAAAGAAGACATtag
- a CDS encoding FACT complex subunit SPT16, putative: MSEALDIDNAKAKIGLVFSYWKKVANNDFSKCSVFCVLSGKSSKDENATIQEQFQMWLTGYQLTETFFVFLKNSERILILTSDKKKRFLQPLLDNIKNVDVLERSNDNTSNFENIKSTIESTNCDEIALLKDKDATGSFFENCYDFIKTLNKKEMDVNNNIKELLNFRSDTDMKIQKSGSDIACIILKSILITTIENALDNEEFESHDKIKEKALKFMDNKKCVMKLKDKLKVDIEEIDVIYSNVQSGNNFTLTYKNSNDKNYLSQNEGTILVGVGLKYKELCCNITRTLLLNARTQHKELYNFTISIEKYIIKECLKVGTNFSSVYKKTLEYVKEHKKEYKTLSNIQIENYFVKCIGHIIGIEFIDKEYLIIESNHQGKIQKNTSYNLSVGFENVQGLEKNKFAIWISDTICIDDNEDVIVLTDAISKEINTISYELEDTKSDDEEGDDDERDDDDEKDDERDDERDDEKDDDEDDEKKKKKKKKNVKSEKGVSVKKEKKNKHNNSHKYDDNDDEEDDDEDDDDDNDDDDDDNNNNNNNNGLHKDKKKTGISASILNNAASVIVSDRLRRRNKNSLAHNNEQEMEELNKRQHELKEKKINDIKIRFSKGTNDYKDLNKKNIKKLEDLKTYNDPDLLPKDLRPNIICVDNKHECILLPINGLHIPFHVSTIKNLSSNYEDNNDIFVLRINFLVPGNQGVVKGELNTFPTLQQNQMYIRELIFKSPNEKHFQMVVKQVKELIKQVKQKEVEADVNESKTSQDRLVLNKSGRRIVLRDLMTRPNIFTGRKILGTLELHMNGLRYAANSRGTTEFIDILFDDIKHAFYQPCDGQLIILIHFHLKRYIMVGKKKTLDVQFYCEAGTQIDDLDRAKARNVYDPDEMHDEMKEREQKNKLNLIFKNFVQQMQDISKIEFEIPYPELTFSGVPNKSNVEIFVTANTINHLVEWPPFILSVEDIEIASLERVHHGLRNFDMIFVFKDYTKPVKRIDVIPTEYIDTIKKWLTTIDIVYYEGKNNLQWGNILKTILSDIDSFVNSKGFDGFLGEDDDEEEETADDEDEDDEYEVDESELSAEEDSEYDDSEDESLATESDGDEEVEEDSEDEGLSWDELEERAKKDDKKRFAYKSDEDDEGYNKRKKKKKN, from the exons ATGAGTGAAGCACTTGATATTGATAATGCAAAGGCAAAAATAGGTTTAGTATTTTCTTACTGGAAGAAGGTTGCTAATAATGATTTTTCTAAGTGTAGCGTATTTTGTGTGTTATCAGGAAAATCTAGTAAAGATGAGAATGCCACTATACAAGAACAATTTCAGATGTGGTTAACAGGTTATCAATTGACTGAAAcattttttgtgtttttaaaaaatagtgaacgcatattaattttaacaaGTGATAAGAAGAAGAGATTTTTACAACCATTGTTAGATAATATTAAGAATGTAGATGTATTAGAAAGAAGTAATGATAATACATCAAATTTTGAGAATATAAAATCTACAATTGAATCGACAAATTGTGATGAAATTGctttattaaaagataagGATGCAACAGGTTCGTTTTTTGAAAACTGTTATGATTTTATTAAGacgttaaataaaaaagaaatggatgtaaataataatataaaggaattattaaattttcgTTCAGATACAGATATGAAAATTCAAAAAAGTGGTAGTGATATAGCTTGTATTATCCTTAAAAGTATTTTGATTACTACTATTGAAAATGCTTTAGATAATGAAGAATTTGAAAGtcatgataaaataaaagaaaaagctttaaaatttatggataataaaaagtgtgtaatgaaattaaaagataaattaaaagtaGATATTGAAGAAATAGatgttatatatagtaatgtACAGAGTGGTAATAATTTTACATTAacttataaaaatagtaatgataaaaattatttatcgCAAAATGAAGGAACTATACTTGTTGGTGTCggtttaaaatataaagaattatgTTGTAATATAACAAGGACTCTCTTATTAAACGCAAGGACACAAcataaagaattatataactTTACTATATCTATAGaaaaatacattataaaaGAATGCCTAAAAGTTGGTACCAACTTTTCTAgtgtttataaaaaaacattagAATATGTAAAAGAAcataaaaaggaatataaaaCCTTAAGTAATATTCAAatagaaaattattttgttaaatGTATTGGTCATATAATAGGTATTGAATTTATTGATAAAGAATACTTAATAATAGAAAGTAACCATCAaggaaaaatacaaaaaaacaCCTCATACAATTTATCTGTGGGTTTTGAAAATGTTCAAGGTCtagagaaaaataaatttgcTATTTGGATTAGTGATACCATATGTATTGATGATAATGAAGATGTAATTGTATTAACAGATGCAATTAGTAAGGAAATTAATACCATATCATACGAATTAGAAGATACCAAAAGTGATGATGAAGAGGGGGACGATGATGAAagagatgatgatgatgaaaaagatGATGAAAGAGATGATGAAAGAGATGATGaaaaagatgatgatgaagatgatgagaaaaaaaaaaaaaaaaaaaaaaaaaatgtaaaaagtGAAAAAGGGGTAAgtgtaaaaaaagaaaagaaaaataaacataataatagtcataaatatgatgataatgatgatgaagaagatgatgatgaagatgacgatgatgataatgatgatgacgatgatgataataataataataataataataatggtttACACaaagataagaaaaaaacagGCATTTCTGCAAGTATATTAAACAATGCTGCTAGTGTTATTGTTTCTGATCGTttaagaagaagaaataagAATTCATTAGCACATAATAACGAACAAGAAATggaagaattaaataaaagacAACATGAattaaaagagaaaaagaTTAATGATATTAAAATAAGATTTTCCAAAGGAACAAATGATTATAaagatttaaataaaaagaatattaaaaaattagaagatttaaaaacatataatgatCCAGATTTATTACCTAAAGATTTAAGaccaaatataatatgtgtaGATAATAAACAtgaatgtatattattacctATAAATGGATTACATATACCATTCCATGTATCtactataaaaaatttaagttcaaattatgaagataataatgatatttttgttttacgTATAAACTTTTTAGTACCAGGAAATCAAGGAGTAGTGAAAGGAGAATTAAATACATTTCCGACATTACAACAAAATCAAATGTATATTAGAGAATTGATATTTAAATCACCAAATGAAAAACATTTTCAAATGGTAGTAAAACAAGtaaaagaattaattaaacaagtaaaacaaaaagaagTAGAAGCAGATGTAAATGAATCCAAAACATCACAAGATAGATTAGTATTAAATAAAAGTGGTAGAAGAATAGTTTTACGTGATTTAATGACAAGaccaaatatatttacaggTAGAAAAATATTGGGAACCTTAGAGTTACATATGAATGGTTTAAGATATGCAGCTAATTCTAGAGGTACAACAGAATTTAtcgatatattatttgatgatataaaacATGCTTTTTATCAACCATGTGATGGACagcttattattttaatacatttccatctaaaaagatatataatggttgggaaaaaaaaaacactaGATGTACAATTTTATTGTGAAGCAGGAACACAAATAGATGATTTAGATCGAGCGAAAGCAAGAAATGTGTATGATCCAGATGAAATGCATGATGAAATGAAAGAAAgggaacaaaaaaataaattaaatttaatatttaaaaattttgtacAACAAATGCAAGATATATCAAAAATTGAGTTTGAAATCCCATACCCAGAATTAACCTTTTCAGGGGTACCGAATAAAAGTAATGTAGAAATTTTTGTAACAGCAAATACAATTAATCATTTAGTAGAATGGCCACCTTTTATCTTATCCGTAGAAGATATTGAAATTGCATCTTTGGAAAGAGTACACCATGGATTAAGGAATTTTGATATGATCTTTGTATTTAAAGATTATACAAAACCTGTAAAAAGAATAGATGTCATACCAACAGAATATATAgatacaattaaaaaatggcTAACAACAATTGATATTGTGTATTATGAGGGAAAGAATAACTTGCAGTGgggaaatattttaaaaacaatATTATCGGACATTGATTCGTTTGTAAATTCGAAAGGATTCGATGGATTTTTGGGAGAAGACGACGACGAGGAGGAGGAGACAGcggatgatgaagatgaggATGACGAGTATGAGGTGGACGAATCGGAGCtg agCGCTGAGGAAGATAGCGAATACGATGATAGTGAAGACGAAAGCTTGGCAACCGAAAGTGACGGTGATGAAGAAGTTGAAGAGGATTCAGAAGATGAGGGATTATCTTGGGATGAACTTGAGGAAAGAGCTAAAAAAG atgataaaaaaagatTCGCTTACAAAagtgatgaagatgatgaaggatataataaaaggaagaagaaaaagaaaaattaa
- a CDS encoding UTP--glucose-1-phosphate uridylyltransferase, putative, producing the protein MQKLNTIMNTLGENKKYVDYLIRTEQFELLAHEGLNEKNIYDIINQIKEFELMYPDGFIKYIEKGREFLKRSQMNINEYYNYKIEKPDNLIKIKFHLTNDITFKKEDIKNNFLNMDNKLLYNNCYVNNNILYRNKTFNHILKRNKKKNTSYHHREILNNSHGVSSNESTPVSILSNNKKSNMYINKEYPTYVNGIRQINTHQNVKNGTYNEDKKIKYSEKGNVSDYKCGLGILNNNHQRSYEESTIFTLEQFLYYEKIGLDHIDKISFILLAGGLGERLKHKDIKIKLFTNLISEETYIEYYCNYIRCFEKYIKKEKKKKMNIPFIIMLSDDTYEKTLCFFEEKNYFGLEKNQVHFLKQNKVFCFKNNQAHLDFTYEKNTFIISKKPHGHGDIHYLINKYNILDKLIKDGYKYLFFFQDTNALALKVLFVCLGVSIQKQLHMNFLAVSRKPGEEIGALCTLNNNEKSMTVNLEYNIFDSLLSSNGIKEVIQKDGFSLYPGNTSAILYEINKYNEILKKTNGNIPEYINPKYMDNTRDHFKCPTRIESMMQDIALYFYEHKRNKTTQASTVMGENTQMVMRDNTQTVMGDNTQTVMRDNTSIVIPNNSTINNSICNDKKGNNMDDINLYDITNVGVTELDRCLCFSPVKNNSINAYKKILNNIHPECMFSAETDLYYSNCRFIQLACIYNKKKFILDEIPTKTFNGISYFLPPKILIEPEFSFTLTHLIKKIKGNITIKNGATLWLKANAIITNLYLDGTLIIENKTYKKKNYDHISLPIILDQNVYIKNKGYEIVPTNHFYYNKQKKFSDHIEQNIYENIQIRGYNIIKKEALLITN; encoded by the coding sequence ATGCAAAAACTAAATACGATTATGAACACATTGggggaaaataaaaagtatgtAGACTATTTAATAAGAACCGAACAATTTGAATTATTAGCACATGAAGGGTTAAAcgagaaaaatatttatgatataataaatcaaataaaagaatttgAGTTAATGTATCCTGAtggttttattaaatatattgaaaaaggaagagaatttttaaaaaggtctcaaatgaatattaatgaatattataattataaaatcgAAAAACcagataatttaataaaaatcaaGTTTCATCTTACTAATGATATAACATTCAAAAAAgaggatataaaaaataatttccttaatatggataataaattattatataataattgttatgtaaacaataatatattatatcgtAATAAAACTTTTAATCATATTTTAAAgaggaataaaaaaaaaaatacttctTATCATCATagagaaatattaaataactCTCATGGTGTATCATCAAATGAATCCACCCCTGTAAGtatattatcaaataataaaaaatctaacatgtatattaataaagaatatCCTACATATGTCAATGGGATTAGACAAATTAATACCCATCAAAATGTAAAGAATGGAACTTATAATGAagataagaaaataaaatattccgAAAAAGGTAATGTGTCTGATTATAAATGTGGTTTaggaatattaaataataatcatcaaaGATCATATGAAGAGTCCACTATTTTTACTTTAGAacaatttctttattatgaaaaaataggGTTAGATCATATAGATaaaatatcatttattttattagcTGGAGGATTAGGAGAGCGTTTAAAacataaagatataaaaataaaactattTACAAATCTTATATCGGAAGAAACTTATATTGaatattattgtaattatataagatgttttgaaaaatatataaagaaagaaaaaaagaaaaaaatgaatattccATTTATTATCATGTTATCTGATGATACTTATGAAAAAACCCTATGTTTTTTTGAAGAGAAGAATTATTTTGGGTTAGAAAAAAATCAagtacattttttaaaacagaATAAagtattttgttttaaaaacAATCAAGCGCATTTAGATTttacatatgaaaaaaatacattcaTCATTTCCAAAAAACCACATGGTCATGGGgatatacattatttaataaacaaatataacatattagaTAAGTTAATAAAAGATGGatacaaatatttatttttcttccaAGATACAAATGCTTTGGCATTAAAGgtattatttgtttgtttagGTGTATCAATCCAAAAACAGTTACATATGAATTTCTTAGCTGTATCTAGAAAACCTGGAGAAGAAATCGGAGCTCTTTGtactttaaataataatgaaaaatctATGACGGTCAActtagaatataatatatttgattctttattatcatctaaCGGTATAAAGGAAGTTATACAGAAGGATGGATTTTCATTATACCCTGGGAATACAAGTGCTAtcttatatgaaataaataagtataatgaaatattaaaaaaaacaaatggaAATATACCAGAATATATTAACCCAAAGTATATGGATAATACGCGTGACCATTTTAAATGTCCGACTAGGATTGAAAGTATGATGCAGGATATAGCattgtatttttatgaaCACAAAAGGAATAAAACAACCCAAGCATCAACCGTAATGGGTGAGAATACACAAATGGTCATGCGAGACAACACACAAACGGTCATGGGAGACAACACACAAACGGTCATGCGAGACAACACATCAATCGTAATACCAAATAATAGTACCATAAATAATAGCATATGTAATGATAAAAAGGGAAATAATATGgatgatataaatttatatgatattacCAATGTGGGAGTTACCGAATTAGATAGATGCTTATGCTTTTCACctgttaaaaataattcaataaatgcatacaaaaaaatattaaataatatacatccGGAATGTATGTTTAGCGCAGAAACAgatttatattatagtaATTGTAGGTTTATACAACTagcatgtatatataataaaaagaaatttatacTAGATGAAATTCCAACGAAAACGTTTAATGGTATATCATATTTTCTACCCCCTAAAATTTTAATAGAACCTGAATTTTCTTTTACATTAacacatttaataaaaaaaataaaaggtaATATAACTATAAAAAATGGAGCTACCTTATGGTTAAAAGCTAACGCTATCATAACGAATCTTTACCTTGATGGTACCTTAATcatagaaaataaaacatataaaaaaaaaaattatgatcaTATATCTTTACCTATAATATTAGATCAAaacgtatatataaaaaataaaggataTGAAATTGTACCAACAAATCATTTCTACtataacaaacaaaaaaaattctcAGATCATATAGagcaaaatatttatgaaaatattcaaattagggggtataatataattaagaaGGAAGCATTATTAATAACAAACtag
- a CDS encoding F-actin-capping protein subunit beta, putative, translating into MNNDKMEAALNICNTLPGHVFDDTIKMLSRIDQSITNNILINKEGSIKINYDKEENKYYLGNMFNKEKDSYRSPYTNIYFPEHYINSYVPPEHLRTLEILYNKIFDRYRKAYYMNGLSSVYLWPNPIEDGFVACFLIKKKEIFDKETNIKWEATHLIQVNITNLNVHYQISCTINFEIKKNDNLLLSGNINKALENSKKVTDLYLIKDQYFHMENMGYLIECMENSLRKSIEYIYILKIQDMLNSIKYYNFTNHLTYNNTNKNISNISNSLIFSRENIQKELQTKIKQVRKK; encoded by the coding sequence ATGAATAACGACAAAATGGAAGCAGCGCTTAACATTTGTAATACGTTGCCTGGACACGTATTCGATGACACGATAAAAATGTTGTCGCGGATAGATCAAAGCATAACaaacaatattttaataaataaagaagggagtataaaaataaactatGATAAGGAAGAGAATAAATATTACTTAGgtaatatgtttaataaagaaaaagattcCTACAGATCACcatacacaaatatatattttcctgaacattatataaatagttATGTGCCTCCAGAACATTTAAGAACATtagaaattttatataataaaattttcgACCGATATAGAAAAGCCTATTATATGAATGGATTATCGTCAGTATATTTATGGCCTAATCCTATAGAAGACGGATTTGTTGCAtgttttttaataaagaaaaaagaaatatttgataaagaaacaaatataaaatgggAAGCAACACATTTAATACAAGTCaatataacaaatttaaATGTACATTATCAAATATCATGTACAATAAattttgaaataaaaaaaaatgataaccTTTTATTATCtggtaatataaataaagcattagaaaattcaaaaaaagtaacagatttatatttaattaaagaTCAATATTTCCATATGGAAAATATGGGATATCTTATTGAATGTATGGAAAATTCATTGAGGAAAAgtattgaatatatttatatattaaaaatacagGATATGCTAAAttcaattaaatattataattttacaaaccatcttacatataataacactaataaaaatatatccaaCATTTCTAATAGTCTTATATTCTCTAgagaaaatatacaaaaggaGCTTCAAACAAAAATCAAACAagttagaaaaaaataa
- a CDS encoding eukaryotic translation initiation factor 3 subunit B, putative, which produces MVRVSDNELSDKELVDFLSEDSDNGDENLLNKKYSDKEALITLEVDFPKIVTILGIPKVESEKHGRLAEVLKKLFIRHLSAKISDSSLLNMKIHMPTDEENKTKGICFVTFNDSFQANEAVKILNKLKLDAKHILTTSKMDDIENIINRDEKAMPINVVGFTREKIRWWLYDEKCREQFIVRYDSHFEVHWFDPLEKEPQLIYTTFKKNAPFSSVQWSNQGSYLVSFHNPGIALWGGDSFEKLIRLQHKSVKEIMFSPNENYVLTWDGTPYSLRNEKSICIWRVITGKLLRSFITPEYSPKEKMFPHFLWSPDDKYIACIGKQKEVYVYELPSMLLIEDQEKKRTPLKYSGVKEFDWSPVDNILAIWIPQTNDTPGTLILVDVPSRKELVSRKIYDVSVASIHWHNKGDYLCLKTTIQKKSGKKIKKEYTQLEIFRMREKNIPVDNVQIEAVKTKQFHWEESNSNRFALILREETTNKQQIRFYKISNKGTARDAKWSSTFDINNQMNFMKWSPQGTYFILASLASEGTLYFCCLNNNDEVDVIHKDEHLLVNSISWSRCGRFLVSAVSNNPNAFNTGYREENSEAGFHIWTFQGKCLMRIKKPSFIQFLFRPHPKSLFNDKLKLDIKNNLNNYSKKFDNIDEKMKTAKKNALLTERKNVENSFNQKFQEITALFQSYQEYEQLKKNWETFENQFEWEEKTIVIEHVLSVKEEIFA; this is translated from the coding sequence ATGGTACGAGTTAGCGATAACGAATTGAGTGATAAGGAGTTGGTAGATTTTTTATCAGAAGATAGTGATAATGGTGATgagaatttattaaataaaaaatattctgaTAAAGAAGCATTAATAACTTTAGAAGTAGATTTTCCTAAGATTGTAACTATATTAGGTATACCAAAAGTTGAATCAGAGAAACATGGGAGGTTAGCTGAAGTATTgaagaaattatttataagacATTTAAGTGCTAAGATTAGTGattcttctttattaaatatgaaaattcaTATGCCTACTGATGAAGAGAATAAAACCAAAGGTATATGTTTTGTAACGTTTAATGATAGTTTTCAAGCAAATGAAGCTGTGAagattttaaataaattaaaattagatgctaaacatatattaacTACTTCAAAAATGGatgatatagaaaatattattaatagagATGAGAAAGCTATGCCTATTAATGTTGTTGGTTTTACTCGAGAAAAAATTAGATGGTGGctatatgatgaaaaatgTAGAGAACAATTTATTGTTAGATATGATAGTCATTTTGAAGTCCATTGGTTTGATCCTTTAGAAAAAGAACCGCAATTAATATATAcgacttttaaaaaaaacgcACCTTTTTCAAGTGTTCAATGGAGTAATCAAGGTTCTTATTTAGTTAGCTTTCATAATCCAGGGATAGCTTTATGGGGTGGAGATAGTTTTGAGAAATTAATTAGATTACAACATAAAAGCGTTAAAGAAATCATGTTTTCTCCGAACGAAAATTATGTATTAACTTGGGATGGTACTCCTTATTCATTAAGGAATGAAAAATCTATTTGTATTTGGAGAGTTATCACAGGAAAATTACTTCGTTCTTTTATTACTCCAGAATATAGTcctaaagaaaaaatgtttCCACATTTCTTGTGGAGTCcagatgataaatatattgcaTGTATaggaaaacaaaaagaagTCTATGTGTATGAATTACCATCTATGTTATTAATTGAAgatcaagaaaaaaaaagaacaccTCTAAAATATTCAGGTGTAAAAGAATTCGATTGGTCACCTGTCGATAATATTCTAGCTATATGGATTCCACAAACTAATGATACACCAGGTACATTAATTCTTGTTGATGTACCATCTAGAAAAGAATTAGTTTCaaggaaaatatatgatGTCAGTGTTGCTTCTATACATTGGCATAATAAAGGTGATTATCTATGTTTAAAAACAACCATTCAAAAAAAATCAGgtaaaaaaatcaaaaaggaATATACACAACTAGAAATATTCCGTATGAGAGAAAAAAACATACCAGTAGATAATGTACAAATTGAAGCTGTTAAAACAAAACAATTCCATTGGGAAGAATCAAACAGTAATCGTTTTGCACTTATCCTCAGAGAAGAAACAACTAATAAACAACAAATCAGATTCTATAAAATATCCAATAAAGGAACAGCCAGAGATGCTAAATGGTCCAGTACATTTGATATCAATAATCAAATGAATTTTATGAAATGGTCACCACAAggaacatattttatattagcATCATTAGCATCAGAAGGTACACTCTATTTCTGttgtttaaataataatgatgaagtaGATGTTATACATAAAGATGAACATCTATTAGTTAATTCTATATCCTGGAGTCGTTGTGGAAGATTCCTAGTCTCAGCTGTTTCCAATAATCCAAATGCTTTTAATACTGGTTATAGAGAAGAAAATAGTGAAGCAGGATTTCATATATGGACTTTTCAAGGCAAATGTCTTATGAGAATTAAAAAACCATCATTTATTCAATTCTTATTTAGACCACATCCAAAGtcattatttaatgataaaCTTAAACtagatattaaaaataatctaAATAATTATTCGAAAAAATTCGATAATATagatgaaaaaatgaaaacagCAAAGAAAAATGCATTACTCacagaaagaaaaaatgtagaaaatTCATTCAACCAAAAATTTCAAGAAATTACTGCACTCTTCCAATCCTATCAAGAGTATGAacaacttaaaaaaaattgggAAACATTCGAGAACCAATTTGAGTGGGAAGAAAAAACAATAGTCATCGAGCATGTACTGTCTGTAAAGGAGGAAATATTTGCCTAA
- a CDS encoding apicortin, putative: MENFDEVIKEYQKYLEGKEKTHKINSCKHPCCEEDNLKSVKNYFKVYHKKYIPSIIQKKKKERNEHAPPLLKDIQDKRCTNVFERLNDKQFYTGVQKTKFMELLKNNKNKSSYCYNNIKVFSTMLKKPCNYVVTPGTLGIQKYGIQTGRPKTIFLFNNEKKYDKGVYFLVKSYIKNIKSLCYEITKILQPSIGPTRKIYDQNFSLVRNVNDLINGGKYLCTSGDPPAPIRNLSLHFLT; encoded by the exons atggaGAATTTTGATGAagttataaaagaatatcaGAAGTATCTAGAGGGAAAAGAAAAGACCCACAAG ATAAATTCTTGTAAGCATCCATGCTGTGAGgaagataatttaaaatcAGTAAAAAATTACTTTAAGGTTTATCACAAGAAATATATACCCAGCATtattcaaaagaaaaaaaaagaaaggaatGAACATGCTCCTCCCCTATTAAAGGATATACAAGATAAAAGATGCACAAACGTGTTTGAAAGGTTAAATGATAAACAATTTTATACGGGAGTTCAAAAAACCAAATTTAtggaattattaaaaaataataaaaataaatcctCCTactgttataataatataaaagtattTTCCACTATGCTAAAGAAACCATGTAATTATGTTGTAACTCCTGGTACGTTAGGTATCCAAAAGTATGGTATACAAACAGGAAGGCCAAAAactatatttctttttaataatgaaaagaaatatgataaaggagtatattttttagttaaatcgtatataaaaaatattaaatcattATGTTACGAAATTACAAAGATTTTACAACCTTCTATTGGTCCtacaagaaaaatatatgaccAGAATTTTTCGCTAGTTAGAAATGTAAATGATTTGATAAATGGGGggaaatatttatgtacctCAGGTGACCCACCTGCACCCATTCGAAACTTGAGTCTTCACTTTCTAACTTag